From one Lycium ferocissimum isolate CSIRO_LF1 chromosome 7, AGI_CSIRO_Lferr_CH_V1, whole genome shotgun sequence genomic stretch:
- the LOC132064606 gene encoding protein RETICULATA-RELATED 1, chloroplastic-like → MSLAVFPTSPMNTQIIPSSKPLPLLPPSFIRPVIPSKARKISVIKATASPAVDGDPIADLERCYQASSSSSSVMYAPVMKGGQYGSVGAVTLKKEGLNLAQQKQTKSSPELSTGGGGGNMGKNLNHGGGDGGDDDGDDDDYFDDFDDGDEGDEGGLFRRRMLLQELFDRKFVDAVLNEWQKTMMDLPPGLRQAYEMGLVSSAQMANFLTYNARPTIARFISRLLPEGLSRAFNGRKIADPAFLNKLLLDQAATIGCSVWWEVKNRKERIKQEWDLALLNVLTASACNAAVFWTLAPCQSYGNTFRYDLQNTIQKLPNNIFEKSYPLREFDMQKRIQSFFYKAAELSMVGLSAGAVQGALSNLLASKKEGRLSVSIPSVSSNALGYGAFLGVYANLRYQLLNGFDRAVCNYFDVIGVALVFGTAMRVLNVQVGETSRLAWLGVEVDPLAHSDDVLKKAYSRPTEGGLEQSSSKWFISKGAIVSGLGLLGIKQGQNDSTTEGETLAPKARRKRIVRKKVAS, encoded by the exons atgtcTCTGGCAGTATTCCCAACATCACCTATGAATACCCAAATCATCCCTTCCTCAAAACCCTTACCCTTGTTGCCCCCTTCATTTATTCGCCCAGTTATACCCTCCAAAGCTCGTAAAATCAGTGTTATCAAGGCTACAGCATCTCCGGCGGTAGATGGCGACCCAATTGCCGATTTGGAACGGTGCTATCAAGCGTCGTCGTCTTCTTCATCGGTGATGTATGCGCCTGTAATGAAGGGAGGACAATACGGTTCGGTTGGTGCCGTTACTCTCAAGAAAGAGGGTCTTAATTTGGCTCAGCAGAAGCAGACTAAGTCTAGTCCCGAG CTTTCAACTGGCGGAggtggtggaaatatgggaaaGAATCTAAACCACGGCGGTGGTGATGGaggtgatgatgatggtgatgatgatgattacttTGATGATTTCGATGATGGTGATGAGGGAGATGAGGGTGGTCTCTTTAGGCGACGAATGCTACTGCAGGAA TTGTTTGATCGTAAATTTGTTGATGCCGTGCTGAATGAGTGGCAGAAGACAATGATGGATTTACCACCTGGACTTCGGCAAGCCTATGAAATG GGATTAGTCAGCTCTGCCCAAATGGCGAACTTTCTTACTTACAATGCTAGGCCTACCATTGCTAGATTTATTTCTCGGTTACTTCCTGAAGGATTATCCAGGGCATTCAATGGCAG GAAGATTGCAGATCCGGCCTTTTTAAACAAGCTGCTTTTGGATCAGGCAGCTACAATTGGTTGCTCAGTGTGGTGGGAGGTCAAAAACCGTAAGgaaag GATTAAGCAGGAGTGGGATCTTGCTCTTCTTAACGTCCTAACTGCATCGGCTTGCAATGCTGCTGTTTTTTGGACGCTTGCTCCTTGTCAATCCTATGGGAATACTTTCCGCTACGATTTGCAGAACACGATACAGAAGCTGCCGAACAATATCTTTGAAAAGAGTTATCCTTTAAGAGAATTTGACATGCAGAAGAGGATTCAGTCCTTTTTCTATAAGGCTGCAGAGTTGTCTATGGTTGGGCTCAGTGCAGGAGCTGTGCAGGGGGCTCTGTCAAATCTTCTTGCCAGTAAAAAGGAGGGAAG GTTATCAGTGTCTATCCCATCTGTGAGTAGTAATGCGCTCGGTTATGGGGCCTTCCTTGGGGTATATGCGAACCTGCGTTATCAGCTGTTGAATGGATTTGACAGAGCTGTTTGTAACTACTTTGATGTTATTGGGGTGGCTCTCGTCTTCGGCACTGCCATGAG AGTTTTGAATGTTCAAGTAGGAGAGACATCAAGGCTAGCTTGGCTTGGTGTGGAGGTGGATCCACTGGCTCATTCAGATGATGTCTTGAAGAAGGCATACAGTAGACCTACTGAAGGAGGGCTTGAGCAGTCATCTTCAAAATGGTTCATATCCAAGGGTGCAATTGTTTCCGGGCTTGGGCTTTTGGGTATCAAACAAGGTCAGAATGACTCAACGACCGAGGGTGAAACATTAGCTCCTAAGGCCCGGAGAAAAAGAATAGTCAGGAAAAAGGTAGCCAGTTGA
- the LOC132064608 gene encoding pathogenesis-related thaumatin-like protein 3.5 translates to MASHFTSSTNVWFLLLAIALGVTLSECTNITIINNCKETVWPGITPKNNFNGDGFELKQGQSAVFNAPAGWSGRIWGRTGCHFDKNDNGTCQTGRCGTGLKCSEPGDPTASIAEFTLGETDFYDVSLVDGFNLPIVVKPVNGNGNCSSVGCDSDLRPNCPSELALKTDGKTIACRSACNVFDTDEYCCRGTFSSPVSCLPTNYSRIFKTACPVAYSFAFDDPTSIITCSSTHYVVSFCSSRNQTQTLCTNYGKNLTCNGAYGLKPLFKTRQILMVGLTTVVSLGGVMF, encoded by the exons ATGGCTTCCCACTTCACCTCATCTACCAATGTTTGGTTTCTCTTGCTTGCTATTGCCTTAG GGGTAACATTATCCGAGTGCACAAATATTACCATTATAAACAATTGCAAAGAAACAGTATGGCCTGGAATTACACCTAAAAACAATTTCAATGGAGATGGTTTTGAGCTGAAACAAGGCCAATCTGCTGTCTTTAACGCCCCCGCCGGGTGGAGTGGCCGTATATGGGGTCGAACCGGTTGCCACTTTGACAAGAACGATAATGGCACGTGTCAAACCGGTAGGTGTGGGACCGGTCTAAAATGTAGTGAACCGGGTGACCCTACAGCTTCAATTGCCGAATTTACCCTTGGAGAAACTGATTTTTACGACGTTAGCCTTGTTGACGGGTTCAACTTGCCTATAGTAGTAAAACCTGTAAATGGCAACGGAAATTGCAGTTCTGTTGGCTGTGATAGTGATCTTAGGCCAAATTGCCCATCGGAGCTAGCTCTCAAGACAGATGGAAAGACGATTGCCTGCCGGAGCGCGTGTAACGTCTTTGACACTGATGAATATTGCTGCCGGGGTACATTTAGTAGTCCAGTGTCATGTTTGCCTACAAACTATTCAAGGATTTTCAAGACAGCTTGCCCTGTTGCTTATAGCTTTGCCTTTGATGACCCAACTAGTATCATCACTTGCTCTTCTACTCACTATGTTGTCTCATTTTGTTCTTCAAG GAATCAGACACAGACACTGTGCACAAATTATGGCAAAAATTTGACTTGTAATGGAGCATATGGATTGAAGCCACTCTTTAAAACAAGGCAAATACTGATGGTTGGATTGACAACAGTGGTTAGTCTTGGAGGGGTGATGTTCTGA
- the LOC132064609 gene encoding elongation of fatty acids protein 3-like, with protein sequence MEPLYSTIHYFLVNHPIITNFQWNQNSTFGSSPLFLTLTVLTYLTLTFTFHNYPLLPTLSPTLLRFISAVHNLFLFLLSLIMAVGCSLSAFHQMPRHDFTWIICFPASHTPPRGPVFFWAYIFYFSKILEFLDTLLIILSGSKSRRLSFLHVYHHAVVVVMCYLWLSSSQTLFPVALVTNASVHVLMYAYYFLCTLGFRPWWKRLVTNCQIIQFVFSFLISGLMLYYHFTGSGCSGIRGWCFNAVFNASLLALFLDFHAKNYAKKRKDVNKNKLS encoded by the coding sequence ATGGAACCTCTCTACTCCACCATTCACTACTTCCTCGTCAATCATCCAATCATCACCAATTTCCAATGGAATCAAAACTCCACATTTGGTTCATCACCACTTTTCCTAACTCTCACAGTCCTCACTTACCTCACTCTCACTTTCACTTTCCACAATTACCCTCTCCTACCCACCCTCTCCCCCACCCTCCTCCGCTTCATCTCAGCCGTCCACAacctcttcctcttccttctCTCCCTCATCATGGCCGTTGGTTGCTCCCTGTCAGCCTTCCACCAAATGCCACGTCATGATTTCACTTGGATCATCTGCTTCCCAGCCAGTCACACTCCTCCACGCGGACCTGTCTTCTTCTGGGCTTACATCTTCTATTTTTCCAAGATTCTTGAATTTTTAGACACCCTTTTGATTATTCTAAGTGGGTCGAAATCTAGACGGCTGTCATTCCTCCACGTGTACCATCATGCAGTGGTGGTGGTTATGTGTTATTTGTGGCTTTCTTCCTCACAGACACTGTTTCCAGTGGCGCTTGTTACCAATGCTTCTGTTCATGTGCTAATGTACgcttattattttttgtgtacGTTGGGATTTCGTCCATGGTGGAAGAGATTGGTTACCAACTGTCAGATTATACAGTTTGTGTTCAGTTTCTTGATTTCGGGTTTGATGTTGTACTATCACTTTACCGGGTCGGGTTGCTCCGGGATCCGTGGATGGTGCTTCAATGCAGTTTTTAATGCTTCCCTTTTGGCactctttcttgattttcatgccaAGAATTATGCAAAGAAGAGGAAAGATGTTAACAAGAATAAGCTGTCATGA